GCGCGCCAGCGAGCACGCCGATATCGAGATTCGCCGGCTGGCCATCGAGTGTCTGCGCCAACTTATCGAGGTCGCACCGCAGGCGTTCTCGGACTTCGAGATCTATGCGCTGGCTGACGGCACGGAGGTGGCAACCAGCCCGCTAGCCACAGAGGCGTGATCCCGAGCGAGTAATCTCACTGTTCGTGAGTACCGGCGGATTCGACGTGACAGCCCAGTTGGGCACCGTGCTGACCGCGATGGCTACCCCGTTCAAGCCTGACGGCACCCTGGACACCGACACCGCGGTCCGGCTGGCGACCCGCCTGGTCGACGCGGGCTGCGATGGCCTGGTGCTGTCCGGCACCACCGGTGAGTCGCCGACGACGACCGACGGCGAGAAACTGACGTTGCTGCGGGCGGTACTCGAGGCGGTCGGGGACCGTGCCCGTATCATCGCCGGCGCCGGAACGTACGACACCGAGCACAGCATTGAGCTCGCCAGGGCCTGCCACGGCGAGGGTGCACACGGCCTGCTGGTGGTGACGCCGTATTACTCGCGTCCGCCACAGGCCGGGCTGGTCGCGCATTTCACCGCGGTCGCCGACGCCACGCCTCTGCCGATGGTGCTGTACGACATTCCGCCGCGCTCGGCCATCCCGATCGAATGGGACACCATCCGGACGCTGGCCACCCATCCCAACATCGTGGCGATCAAGGATGCCAAGGGAGATCTGCACGGCGGCGGGCAGATCATCGCCGAGACGGGGCTGGCCTACTACTCCGGCGACGACGCGCTGAACCTGCCGTGGCTGGTGATGGGCGCTGTCGGGTTCATCAGTGTGTGGGGCCACGTCGCCGCGAGTCAGCTGCGGGACATGTTGTCGGCGTTCAACTCCGGCGATGTCGCGACGGCACGCAAGATCAACGTCACGCTGGGACCGCTGGCCGCCGCACAGGCACGTCTGGGCGGTGTGACGCTGGCCAAGGAGGGGCTGAGGCTGCAGGGTTTCGAGGCGGGTAACCCGCGGCTGCCGCAGATACCGGCGACACCGAACCAGATCGACGAACTAGCCGCAGATATGCGGGCCGCCACGGTGCTGCGCTAGTGAACGGAGAACTCGCACCGCCGGGGCCACTGGCCCCCGGGGGACTTCGGGTCACCGCGCTGGGCGGCATCAGCGAAATCGGCCGCAACATGACGGTTTTCGAGCATCTGGGCCGGCTCCTGATCGTCGACTGCGGTGTCCTGTTCCCGACGCACGATGAGCCCGGGGTCGATCTGATCCTGCCCGACCTTCGCCTGATCCAGGATCGTCTGGACGACGTCGAGGCACTGGTGCTCACCCACGCGCACGAGGACCACATCGGTGCCATCCCGTTCCTGCTCAAGCTGCGTCCCGACATTCCGGTGGTCGGATCGAAGTTCACGCTGGCGCTGGTGAACGAGAAATGCCGCGAACACCGCATCAAGCCGGTGTTCGAGGAGGTGGACGAGGGTCAGAGCTCGAGGCACGGCGTGTTCGAATGCGAGTACTTCGCCGTCAACCACTCCATCCCGGGCTGTCTGGCCATCGCGATCCACACCGGTGCGGGCACCGTGCTGCATACCGGCGACATCAAGCTCGACCAGTCGCCGCCCGACGGCAAGCCGACCGATCTGCCGGGCATGTCACGACTCGGTGATTCCGGAGTGGACCTGTTCCTGTGCGACTCGACGAACGCCGAGATCCCCGGAGTGGGGCCCTCGGAGAGCGAGATCGGCCCGAACATTCACCGGCTGATGCGTGGGGCACAGGGGCGCGTCATCGTGGCCTGCTTCGCATCGAATGTCGGTCGCGTGCAACAGATCATCGATGCGGCAGTGGCGCTGGGCCGCAAGGTGTCGTTCGTGGGCCGGTCGATGGTCCGCAACATGGGGATCGCCAAGGAGCTGGGCTACCTCACGCTCGCCAACGATGACGACATCATCGACATCGGCGCCGCGGAGACGATGGCTCCCGAACGCGTGGTGCTCGTGACCACGGGCACGCAGGGCGAAACGATGGCCGCGCTGTCGCGGATGTCGCGCGGTGAGCATCGCAGCATCACGCTGACGGCCGGCGATCTCATCATCATGTCGTCATCGCAGATACCGGGCAATGAGGAAGCGATCTTCGGCGTCCTGGATGCCCTGGCCAAGATCGGTGCCCGCGTGGTGACGAATGCCCATGTGCGCGTGCATGTCACCGGCCACGCCTACGCCGGGGAACTGCTCTTCCTCTACAACGGCGTCCGGCCGCGCAATGTGATGCCAGTGCACGGAACCTGGCGGATGCTTCGGGCCAACGCGGCGCTGGCGACACGCACCGGGGTGCCCGAGGAAAACATCGTGCTGGCCGAGAACGGTGTCAGCGTCGATCTGGTGGCGGGCCGGGCATCGGTCTCCGGTGCGGTGTCGACGGGCAAGATGTTCGTCGACGGACTCGTCCTCGGGGATGTCGGCGAGACGGTTATCGGTGAACGGCTCACGCTGTCTTCGGGTTTCATCGGAATCACCGTCGTGCTGCGAAGCGGCACCGGTAAGCTGGCGTCGGCGCCGCAACTGCACTCGCGCGGTTTCTCGGAGGACCCGAAGTCGCTGGAACCCGCGACGCGGAAGGTCGAGGAAGCGCTGGAAGCCCTTGCCGCCGAACGGGTGACCGATATCAACCGCATCGCCCAGGCGGCACGGCGGGCGGTCGGCAAGTGGGTCGGCGAGTCCTATCGCCGCCAGCCGATGATCGTACCGACGGTCATCGAGATCTAGCGGCGGTCAGGTCTTCTCGGCGTACGCCGTCCACTCCAGTTGCGACGCCGTGAGCTTGCGGCCCGACGGTTCGACGTAGTGACGTAAAAAGTAGTCCGGCCCCGCCTGTTCGATCAGCCGCCATCCGTACTGCGCGACGAACGCCGCGATGTCGTCTGTTTCCAATCCGAACTTCCACAGCTGCTGCTTCTCGCGGAACCGGCGATACGCCGACCGGGCGCCGTACAGGTTCCTGCCGTCGATGAAATCCTGTCGCACGTAGGTGAACACCAGCCGGCTCGACGGCGCGGCGCTCCGCAGGTACTCGAACGTGGCATGCACCGCATCTGCGGTCAGGTACTGCGTCACGCCCTCCCACACGAAGAAGGCTCGATCGCCGCTGCGGTGTCCCGCCCTGGTCAGTTCGGCGGCCAGATCGTCACGCTCAAAATCCACCGGCACCAACCGAACCGACGCAGGCGCCTCACCCAACACCCGGCGGACAGCAGCCTTCTTGCGTTCGATGTTCACCGGCAGGTCGACTTCGTACACCGGGACATCGGATCGCCGGGCGAGGCGATACGGCCTGGTGTCCATGCCGGCGCCCAGGATGACCACCGCATCGATATCGGGCAGCGCGTCGTCGAGCGTCTCGTCGATGAATCGCTTGCGACACGCCAGATTGGCCCACAACCCCTGGCCCGCTCGCTCCGTGGCGCCGATCATCAGCCGCCGCAGCGTAGCGAGCCGGGTCGCTTTCACGAGACCGCGCAGACCGGCGGGCAGGAACGCAAGAGCCAAGTCGTCGTCGACGAGCCGGCGTTCTGGTGCCTCGTACTGTTCGACGGCGGCCAGCACCATGGGGCCGAAAGCCGTTTGCGCGGGCCCGTTGTCGGCCATCAGCGCTTGTTGACCGATCCGGCATCCACGGGCAGCGCCACGCCGGTGATGTAGCGAGCTTCGTCGGAAACCAGCCACGCGACGGCGTTGGCGATGTCCTCCGGCTGCAGAACCTGAACGGGCAGCGCGTTACCCATATCCTGTGGGCTCTTCTCCGCTATGCTCCCCAGCCACTGCCGGGTGGCCTCGTTGTTGATCATCGGGGTGTCGACACCGGCCGGATGTACCGAATTGACCCGAATGCTGTGCGGGGCAAGCAGATTGGCGTAGAGCCGCATCAACCCGACGATGCCGTGTTTGGCCGCGACGTATCCGATGGCGCCGGGGTCGTCGCTGCCCATCCCGACGAGACCCACGACCGAACTGGTCAGCACGATCGACCCGCCGTCGCCCTGCTCTTTCAGCGTGGGTATCGCCACCTCCACGGTGTGATGGACGCCCGTGAGATTGACGTCGATCACGTCACGCCAGGCGTCCTCGGCTGATTGCATCGGTGCGATACCGGCGTTGGCGATGACGATGTCCAGCCGGCCGAATTCGTCGACGCCGGTCTGCAGCGCGCTCTTCAGCGCGTTTTGGTCGCGAACATCGGCCCGCTGCGCCACGATTCGCGCGCCGGTGTCCTCGACGAGCTTGACCGTGAGCGCCAGATCGTCGGGAGTGGCCAGGGGATAGGGCACCGACGCGATCTGGGCGCAGATGTCGACGGCGATGATGCTCGCGCCGTCGGCGGCCAGCCTGACCGCCTCGGCGCGGCCCTGACCCCGGGCGGCACCGGTGATGAACGCGACCTTGCCGTCGAGGGCGCGCATTACGGACGCAGTGCACCCTTCGAGGGATCGCCGCCGACGACCGGCTGCAGCATCTTGATGTCAGGTGCGCCGTCGAGGAGCTCGCCGACGGTGCCGAACAGCGTCGCGACGGCCGGCGCCTGGCTGTGGGCCGTCAACGCATCGGCGTCGGCCCACTGCTCGACGAAGACGAAGGTGCCGTCAGCCTCGTGCAGTGCGTAGAGGTCACAGCCGGGTTCGGAATGCACCGCCTCGATGGCCTGCTTGCATGCTTCCCGGACGGCGTCCACCGACTCGGGTTTTGCCTTCATGGTTGCGACGACGACGATGGGCATGGGCGGTGAACTCCTCGGTGAGTGCTGGCCAGATGTGAGATCACCCTACTCAGCGAACCTAACTAAATCGCGCCTACCCGGTGCTCAGGCCAGGTCGACCCACGTGCGGGTGCCTGAGCAGGTGATATGCGATGTTGATCCAGGTCAGCGATTGATACCGTTCTGTGACCCGTGTGGCAGATGGTGATTGTGGGGCTATTGCGACTAGTCTTACAGGCATGCCCAGTAAGACCGCCGCGCGTTCCGGCAGCCGCTCTAGCAGGTCAAAGTCCGGCGCGCGGACCACCCAGAAGCGCAAGCCGGCGCCGCGGCGGGGCCCGTCACCGGTGTCGTCGGCCGGCGCCACCGTGGGACGTGGGGTGCGTGCGGGCTGGCTGATGCTGGCCAAGGGCGCCGGGTCGACGGCGCGGTCCGTCGGCCGGGCCCGCGAGCTCGAGCCCGGTCACCGTCGCGACGGCATCGCGCTGGCCCTGCTCGGCATCGCCGTGGTGATCGCCGCGAGCTCATGGTTCGACGCGGCCCGTCCCGTCGGCGCGTGGATCGACACCTTCCTGCGGGTGCTCATCGGCTCCTCGGTCGCATTGGTGCCGATCGCACTCGCCGCGGCCGCCGTCGTGCTGATGCGCACCGAGCCCAACCCCGACTCCCGGCCGCGCCTGATACTCGGCACGGCGATGATCGTGCTGCCCGTCCTGGGGCTGTGGCATCTGTGGGCGGGATCCCCTGCCGAACCCGTCGCGCGACAGCACGCCGCCGGCTTCATCGGGTTCGCCATCGGCGGCCCGTTGTCCGACGGGCTGACCGTGTGGATCGCCATGCCGCTGCTGGTGATCGGTGCACTCTTCGGTCTGCTGTTGGTGACCGGCACAACGATTCGCGAAGTGCCCGAAGCGGTTCGGAGCATGCTGTCGACGCGTTCGTTCCGCGGTGAGTACTACGACGATGACGAGTACTACGACGAAGAAAACCCTGCTGTCGCCGCCGGCTCCGACGATTTCTCGGACGGGTACTACGACGACCCCGCCGGTTACGGCGACGACGAGGCGACGGCCTGGCCTTCCGGAGCCGGGGGGCCGGCGACTTTCAACGGCGGCACGCCGATGGAGAACTACCCGATCGAGGACGAGACACCGACCATTCCCGAGCCCGCCGCCAGGGCGCGCAAGAAGAAGACGGCCAAGCCCAAGATCGTCGACCGGGTCGTCGAGGGGCCGTACACGCTGCCGTCGCTCGACCTGCTGATCGCGGGCGATCCCCCGAAACGGCGCAGCGCGGGCAACGACCGGATGATCGAGGCGATCACCGAGGTGCTCGAGCAATTCAAGGTGAACGCCACGGTGACCGGCTGCACACGCGGGCCGACCGTCACCCGCTACGAGGTCGAGCTGGGCCCCGGCGTCAAGGTCGAGAAGATCACCGCGCTACAACGCAATATCGCCTACGCCGTCGCGACCGAGAGCGTCCGCATGCTCGCGCCGATCCCGGGCAAGTCCGCCGTGGGCATCGAGGTGCCCAACACCGACCGAGAGATGGTCCGGCTGGCAGACGTTTTGACCGACCCGGGTACCCGTGCCGACCACCACCCCTTGGTGATCGGCCTCGGAAAGGACATCGAGGGCGAGTACATCTCGGCCAACCTCGCCAAGATGCCGCACCTGCTGGTGGCCGGATCGACCGGCTCGGGCAAGTCGAGCTTCGTCAACTCGATGCTCGTGTCGCTGCTGGCGCGCGCGACTCCCGAGGAAGTCAGGATGATCCTGATCGACCCGAAGATGGTGGAACTGACGCCCTACGAAGGTATTCCGCATCTGATCACCCCCATCATCACGCAGCCGAAGAAGGCGGCCGCGGCGCTGGCATGGCTGGTCGAGGAGATGGAGCAGCGCTACCAGGACATGCAGGCGTCGCGTGTGCGCCACATCGACGACTTCAACAAGAAGGTTCGGTCGGGGGAGATCACCGCGCCGCTGGGCAGCCAGCGTGAGTACAAGCCGTACCCCTACATTCTCGCGATCGTCGACGAGCTCGCCGACCTGATGATGACCGCACCACGTGACGTCGAGGACGCCATCGTGCGCATCACGCAGAAGGCCCGCGCCGCGGGCATCCACTTGGTGCTCGCCACTCAGCGGCCGTCGGTGGACGTCGTCACCGGGCTCATCAAGACCAACGTTCCGTCGCGACTGGCGTTCGCGACGTCGTCGCTGACCGACAGCCGCGTGATCCTCGACCAGCAGGGCGCCGAGAAGCTCATCGGTATGGGTGACGGGCTGTTCCTGCCGATGGGCGCGAACAAGCCGATCCGTCTGCAGGGCGCGTTCATCACCGACGAGGAGATCCACGCCGTCGTCGAAGCCACAAAGTCCCAGGCCGAGCCGGAATACACCGAGGGCGTCACCGCCGCCAAGACCACCAGCGAGCGCACCGACGTCGACCCCGACATCGGCGATGACATGGACGTGTTCCTGCAGGCGGTCGAGCTGGTCGTGTCCAGTCAGTTCGGTTCGACGTCGATGCTGCAGCGCAAGCTGCGCGTGGGCTTCGCCAAGGCGGGCCGGCTGATGGACCTGATGGAGACCCGCAACATCGTCGGCCCCAGCGAGGGATCCAAGGCGCGCGAGGTGTTGGTCAAGCCCGACGAGTTGGCGGGCACGCTCATGTTGATCCGCGGCGGCTCGGGCGACTCGGCGGGCGACGACGACGAGGGGTGAGCGATTTCGGCGCGCAAACCGTCGCTGAAGCGATCGTCAGCGCGCCCAATTCGCTACAGGGTGAGCAGCATTCGGGTGTTGCCGAGGATGTTCGGCTTGACGTAGGACAGGTCGAGGAACTCGGCCACGCCGGTGTCATACGAGCGGCACATCTCCTCGAAGACCTCAGCCGTGACCGGGGTGCCGTCGATCTCCTGGAAGCCGTGTCGGCTGAAGAATGCGACTTCGAAGGTCAGGACGAAGATGCGCTCCAGATGCAGATCTCTGGCCACGTCCAGCAGCCGGTCGACGATCGCGTGCCCGACCCCTTGACCCCTGACCTTCGGGTGCACTGCGACCGTGCGCACTTCGCCGAGGTCCGACCACAGCACGTGCAGGGCGCCACACCCGATCAGTTCGCCGTCGAGCTCGGCGACCCAGAACTCCTGGACAGCCTCGTAAAGCGTCACCAGATTCTTCTCCAGCAGGATCTTGCCGGAGTAGATGTCGACCAGAGCCTTGATCGCAGGCACATCCGATGTTCTGGCCCGCCGGATGGCGACCTGTGCGGGATCTGCGCTCACACGTGGAGGGTATCCGTCACAGCAACGGATATTCTGTTGCGGTGCCAGGCGAACCCACGACTGATCCCGTGGTGCCACGTGCCCGCGTCGCGAACATCGCCAATGTGCTCACCGGTATCCGGCTGGCGTTGGTCCCGGTGTTCCTGGTTGTCCTGTTCGTCGCTGACGGCCACGAAACGTTCTGGCGGATAGCCGCATTCATTGTGTTCACGGTTGCGGTGATCACGGATCGGTTCGACGGTGCACTGGCCCGCAGCTATGGGATGGTCACCGAATTCGGCACTTTGATCGACCCGATCGCCGACAAAGCTCTCATCGGTGCGGCTTTGATCGGCCTTTCGATCCTCGGCGAGATGCCGTGGTGGGTGACCATCGTGATCATGACGCGCGAGATCGGCATCACAGTTCTGCGCTTCGCGGTGCTGCGGCATGGTGTCATTCCGGCCAGTCGCGGCGGAAAGCTGAAAACCCTCGTCCAGGGCGTGGCGATCGGTCTGTTCGTGCTGCCCCTGTCGGGTCCCTGGCTCACCGGGGCCTGGGTGGTGATGGGGGCGGCCGTCATCCTGACGGTGATCACCGGCATCGACTACGTCGTCTCGGCCATTCGCGATTCGCGCGCACGCCCCGCCGCGCACTGAGTTCAGTCCGTTGTACAGCGGTTTCGCCTCGAACGGCGGCTATTTGCGCCATCCGGGAACCACCCGCATGCCCGCGGCGTTGCCCTAATACAAAGATCCAATGTCGCCGCCGGGGCGGCTCCGGCGACCCAGAGACGGACCTCTCGAAAGGGGAGCACGTATGACGGCATTGCTGCGCGAGGTGATCGGCGACGTGCTGCGCCGCGCCCGCACCGAGCAGGGCCGCACCCTGCGCGAGGTGTCCGACTCCGCCCGGGTCAGCCTGGGTTACCTCTCCGAGGTCGAGCGTGGCCGCAAGGAGGCGTCGAGCGAGTTGCTCAGCGCCATCTGCAGTGCGCTGGACGTGCCGCTGTCGCGGGTGCTGTCCGACGCGGGCGACGAGATGGGTCGCCAGGAACTCGCGGCGTTCGAGCGCGAATCGATCGGTTCGGCCAACATCGACGCCGCGACCAAGGTCGTCATTCCGCAGGTCGTGTCAATGGCGGTCGCCTGAAAAGGCTCAAGCCGGTGTAGGTGCGACAACAGTCACCGACCCGATAGATTGGGCAGCACGGTAAGCCGGCGGCCCAGGGCCGAGACAACGACAGACACGAAGGCGGAATGAACCGATGGCCAATCCGTTCACCAAGGCGTGGAAGTACCTGATGGCGCTCTTCAGCTCCAAGGTCGATGAGTACGCCGATCCGAAGGTGCAGATCCAGCAGGCCATCGAGGAGGCCCAGCGCCAGCACCAGGCGCTGACCCAGCAGGCCGCCCAGGTCATCGGTAATCAGCGTCAGCTGGAGATGCGGCTCAACCGCCAGCTCGCTGATATCGAGAAGCTTCAAGTCAACGTCCGCCAGGCCCTGACGCTGGCCGACCAGGCGACCGCGGCCGGGGATGCCGCGAAAGCCACCGAGTACACCAATGCCGCCGAGGCGTTCGCCGCGCAGCTGGTGACCTCGGAGCAGAGCGTCGAGGACCTCAAGTCTCTGCACGATCAGGCGCTGCAGGCCGCCGGGCAGGCCAAGAAGGCGGTCGAGCAGAACGCGATGATGCTGCAGCAGAAGATCGCCGAGCGCACCAAGCTGCTCAGCCAACTCGAGCAGGCCAAGATGCAGGAACAGGTCAGTGCATCGCTGCGGTCGATGAGCGAGCTGGCCGCGCCCGGCAGCACGCCGAGCCTCGACGAGGTCCGCGACAAGATCGAACGGCGCTACGCCAACGCGATCGGGTCCGCGGAGCTGGCCCAGAACTCCGTGCAGGGCCGGATGATGGAGGTGCAGTCGGCCAGCGTGCAGATGGCCGGCCACTCGCGGCTCGAGCAGATCCGCGCGTCCATGCGGGGTGAGCAGTTGCCGGCGGGCGGTAACGCCGCAGCCGCGCCTGCCGCGCCTGCCGCCAACCCGCAGGCGGCACCGGAAAACCCACTGTCGCAGTAACGTCCGTGAGGAACAGGTGTGAATTCGCGAGCCAGTAGACCGGAGGCTTGGCGCTCGGTGGTGCAACGCGGTGTGGACACCGCCGCGGAGTGGTCCGATGTGCTGGCCGAAAAGCTCAACGCCGCAGCGGATCCGCGCGCCAAACTGTTGCGCAAGCGACGCTGGGCCCTGCGGCTCGGCGTGTTCTTCACGGTGTCGTCGCTGTTCTGGATCGGTGTCACCGGACTGCTGTCGGCGTGGGAGACCCCGTTCTGGGCACTGTTCATCCCGGCTCCCATCGCTGTCGGCGCCGCATTCCTGGCGACGCTGTCCTTCCTCCGCTACCGCTGGCTGCGCGGTGAACCGTTGCCGCCGCAGCGTTCCCGTACCGCTCGACGGCTGCCGGCGTGGGGTTCGGCCGCCCGTCAGCCGATGGCCGCGCTGGCGGCCTCAGAGCGCGGTCTGTTCTCGCTTCTCGGGGTGATGGAGCGCGGTCGACTGCTGCCCGCCGACGAGCTTCGTGAGCTGACGGTCGCGGCCAACCAGACCGCCGCCACGATGACCGCGACCGCGAACGAGGTGGTGTCGATGGAGCGCACAATGAGTTCCGCGCCGCAGTCGCGCGCGCATTTGGCGCCGACGATTCAGGCCTTCACCGCTCAGCTGCAGCAGGGTAGCCGTCAGTACGACGAAATGGTAACCGCGGCAGCGCAATTGGTGTCAGCGGCCAACACCGGGTCGATGTCGAGCTCACCGATGACCCAACAGCGCTACCGCAACGAGCTGTCGAATGCGACCGATCGGCTGCTCGGATGGGCACAGGCCTTCGACGAACTCGGCCACCTGCGCCGGGCTTAGACGTCGTGCGAGCTCGCCGGTCCTGAGCGCGGCCCGTAGCGCTCGATATACGCCTCGTGGACGTGGGCGTTCTTCTGGCGGGAGAGTGCGTCGACGAGGTTCGGGTCCAGACCGTGCTTTCGCAGCATGTGTCGTCGCCAGACCTTGTTGAGCGCGTGTGAGAAGAACACGAATGGGATCAGGATCGGCAGCGTCATCGACAGATGCACGTCCAATGTCGTCGGGATGAACCAGAACGGGATCAGGATGACGAACGCGGGAATGAATACGCGAACCATCATGCGGACCGTGGCGCCCTTGCCCGCCAGGTCGTTGCGCACCCAGTCGTGCATGGACGCCGGCAGCGCTCTGCCGTAGCAGTAGCCAATGTATTCGACGAAGTTCGGCCGTGTACGCGCGGATTCGGTGCTCATATCGAGCCCGAATGATAGCAATGCGGCAGGCTACATGGTCGCACGCAGAGACGGGAACACCGTTGCGGCGACTCCCCGGACGGTTCCCTTCAGGAAGTCCAGCGTGTCGAAATAGTCTCGCCACAGGGTGATCCGCCCCGCATGCACCTCGAAGACCCCGCACACCCAGAACTGGATGCGCAGCGGTCCGAACACCAACGCGTCGGTGCGCTCGGTCAGCACCGCATTGCCCTCGGCGGCGATCCGGTGGATCTTCACCTCGAAGCCCATGCGGCCCTCGCCTCGTCTCATCATGCCGACGATGCGTTCGCGGCCCCTGATCGTCGGAAATCCGACGTTCTGCCATTCGATGGTGTCCGCCAGCGAGCGGTCGACGGTGTCGAAGTCCTCGTCCTGAAGTGCGTAGAGGAACGTCTCGACGATACGGACGTTGTCGAGGTCGGGTCTTACTCCGGATGCCTGGTCGGTCATGTCCTCAGACTATGGGGCAGCGCTGTGGCATGGTAGGCCCAATGCGCGTCGCGGTCGTTGCCGGACCCGATCCCGGGCACGCCTTTCCGGCCATTGCGCTGTGCCTTCGCTTCCTGGCCAACGGGGATTCGCCGACACTGTTGAGCGGCACGCAGCGGCTGGCCGTGGCTGCAGCGGCAGGCGTCGACGCGGTGGAACTCGTGGGTCTGGACGCGACCGAAACCGACGATGACGCCGACGCGGGCGCCAAGATCAACCAGCGGGCGGCTCGGATGGCGGTGCTCAACGGACCGCAGCTGACAAAGTTGGCACCGGACCTGGTGGTGTCCGATGTCATCACCGTCGCCGGCGCGTTCGCCGCCGACCTCCTGGGCCTGCCCTGGGTCGAACTGAACCCCCAGCCGCTGTATCGACCCTCGAAGGGTCTTCCGCCGATCGGCAGCGGGCTGGCGCCCGGCGTCGGCATCCGCGGCAAGGTCCGTGACACGGTGTTACGGGCGATGTCCGCCCGTTCATGGCGCGAGGGACTGCGGCAGCGGCAGGCGGCGCGGGCCGAAATCGGTTTGCCTGCAGTCGACCCGGGTCCACGGCGACGGCTGATTGCCACGCTGCCCGCCCTGGAGGTGCCGCGCCCCGACTGGCCGTCCGAGGCGGTGATCGTCGGGCCCCTGCACTTCGAGCCCACGTCGTCGGAACTGCCGATTCCGCCCGGCTCCGGCCCGGTGGTGGTCGTCGCACCGTCGACGGCGACGACCGGTGCCCGCGGCCTGGCCGAACTTGCCCTGGACACCCTGATCCCCGGCGAGGCGCTGCCGGAGGGGTCCCGGGTCG
The sequence above is drawn from the Mycobacterium gallinarum genome and encodes:
- the pspA gene encoding phage shock protein PspA, which encodes MANPFTKAWKYLMALFSSKVDEYADPKVQIQQAIEEAQRQHQALTQQAAQVIGNQRQLEMRLNRQLADIEKLQVNVRQALTLADQATAAGDAAKATEYTNAAEAFAAQLVTSEQSVEDLKSLHDQALQAAGQAKKAVEQNAMMLQQKIAERTKLLSQLEQAKMQEQVSASLRSMSELAAPGSTPSLDEVRDKIERRYANAIGSAELAQNSVQGRMMEVQSASVQMAGHSRLEQIRASMRGEQLPAGGNAAAAPAAPAANPQAAPENPLSQ
- the pspM gene encoding phage shock envelope stress response protein PspM yields the protein MNSRASRPEAWRSVVQRGVDTAAEWSDVLAEKLNAAADPRAKLLRKRRWALRLGVFFTVSSLFWIGVTGLLSAWETPFWALFIPAPIAVGAAFLATLSFLRYRWLRGEPLPPQRSRTARRLPAWGSAARQPMAALAASERGLFSLLGVMERGRLLPADELRELTVAANQTAATMTATANEVVSMERTMSSAPQSRAHLAPTIQAFTAQLQQGSRQYDEMVTAAAQLVSAANTGSMSSSPMTQQRYRNELSNATDRLLGWAQAFDELGHLRRA
- a CDS encoding DUF5313 domain-containing protein, which codes for MSTESARTRPNFVEYIGYCYGRALPASMHDWVRNDLAGKGATVRMMVRVFIPAFVILIPFWFIPTTLDVHLSMTLPILIPFVFFSHALNKVWRRHMLRKHGLDPNLVDALSRQKNAHVHEAYIERYGPRSGPASSHDV
- a CDS encoding limonene-1,2-epoxide hydrolase family protein — protein: MTDQASGVRPDLDNVRIVETFLYALQDEDFDTVDRSLADTIEWQNVGFPTIRGRERIVGMMRRGEGRMGFEVKIHRIAAEGNAVLTERTDALVFGPLRIQFWVCGVFEVHAGRITLWRDYFDTLDFLKGTVRGVAATVFPSLRATM
- a CDS encoding glycosyltransferase; protein product: MRVAVVAGPDPGHAFPAIALCLRFLANGDSPTLLSGTQRLAVAAAAGVDAVELVGLDATETDDDADAGAKINQRAARMAVLNGPQLTKLAPDLVVSDVITVAGAFAADLLGLPWVELNPQPLYRPSKGLPPIGSGLAPGVGIRGKVRDTVLRAMSARSWREGLRQRQAARAEIGLPAVDPGPRRRLIATLPALEVPRPDWPSEAVIVGPLHFEPTSSELPIPPGSGPVVVVAPSTATTGARGLAELALDTLIPGEALPEGSRVVVSRLGGPDAPVPPWAAVGLGRQDVLLSSADVVICGGGHGIVSKSLLAGVPLVAVPGGGDQWEIANRVVRQGSGVLVRPLTAEGLAAAVREVLSSPAYRAAARDAGATLADVDDPVRVCHEAVGPTA